In Deferribacter desulfuricans SSM1, the following are encoded in one genomic region:
- a CDS encoding endonuclease MutS2, producing the protein MINTQQLEFEIYKDLIKKKFISSFSIKYLENLKPYQVSNKIIETQQYINEILNFLAAESIKIENDSDYFSFYNKLMDPYESFTSKDLVIFKNFHTYLRDIKKILTESKQINKLKNILKEIYTFSNLTQEINEKIGNDGTVKSNATAELAKIRKDIQSVSKQLDTILKKILYGKNSDKFIQERTIVIRNDRFVIPCKPNFRQFLNGIIHDLSKTAQTVFVEPSETVELNNKYQSLKIAEDEEIRKIINESITKIKSHRLELSNTISNYEKLIFFLEYALFVKDFDITFPEINDNIKFKKIHHPIIFLHKKEGSIPIDIEFENNKNLIVISGPNTGGKTAALKSLGLNHILAMCGLPLFGQYAEVKIFKNILADIGDNQSLIMDLSTFSSHMVNIKKIIESSDNNSLILLDELGTGTDPKEGAILAVAILKYLVDKGGYIAVTTHFNEVKEFALKNSFAENYAVDFDYETFTPKYNLLKGVLGKSDPILIAKKLKFNPEVIEIAEKLLKEKKGSIEFEIEKINEIKLETELLKKSLENKKAELEEKEKQLEEKIKEFNNKLQQKEEKLLEEAFTLLQKGKNLIKNSKQYSPNEIDKDLKIVSKKLNKIKEKKPKITDIKIGDKILLEKYNKIAEILEIKKDTVYVNLEGIKIELKKSDLIGEKIKNKTFNKKLDIKSDVKKDTSWEINVIGKRADEALSEVDKFIDKAVLSGVNSVYIIHGRGTGILKNIIRDFLKNDPRVKSFRAGTFHEGGDAVTVVEF; encoded by the coding sequence ATGATAAACACTCAGCAACTCGAATTTGAAATATACAAAGATTTAATTAAAAAAAAGTTTATATCTTCTTTTTCTATCAAGTATCTTGAAAATTTAAAACCGTATCAGGTTTCAAATAAAATTATCGAAACACAGCAATATATTAACGAAATACTCAATTTTTTAGCAGCAGAATCTATAAAAATAGAAAATGATAGCGATTATTTTTCATTTTATAACAAACTGATGGATCCTTACGAATCTTTTACATCGAAGGATCTTGTAATATTCAAAAATTTTCACACTTATTTAAGAGATATAAAAAAGATACTTACCGAAAGCAAACAGATAAACAAACTAAAGAATATCCTAAAAGAGATATATACCTTTTCAAATTTAACTCAAGAAATTAATGAGAAAATTGGCAATGATGGAACAGTAAAATCAAATGCAACAGCTGAGCTTGCAAAAATCAGAAAAGATATACAAAGCGTTAGTAAGCAACTGGATACAATATTAAAAAAAATATTGTATGGGAAAAACTCAGACAAATTCATACAAGAGAGAACTATAGTTATTAGAAATGATAGATTTGTCATACCTTGTAAACCAAACTTTAGACAGTTTTTAAACGGAATAATTCACGATTTATCAAAAACTGCTCAAACTGTTTTTGTAGAACCATCAGAAACTGTAGAGCTTAACAATAAATATCAATCACTAAAAATAGCAGAAGATGAAGAAATTAGAAAAATTATCAACGAAAGTATCACTAAAATAAAATCTCATAGATTAGAATTAAGTAATACCATTTCAAACTATGAAAAACTTATTTTCTTTTTAGAGTATGCACTTTTTGTTAAAGATTTTGATATTACATTCCCAGAAATAAACGATAATATAAAGTTTAAAAAGATACACCATCCCATAATTTTTCTACATAAAAAAGAGGGCTCTATACCAATTGATATAGAATTTGAAAATAATAAAAATTTAATAGTGATAAGTGGACCCAATACAGGAGGGAAGACAGCCGCACTTAAATCGCTTGGGTTGAATCATATTTTAGCTATGTGTGGTCTACCACTATTTGGGCAATATGCAGAAGTAAAAATCTTTAAAAATATTCTTGCAGATATTGGTGATAATCAATCATTGATAATGGATTTAAGCACATTTTCTTCACACATGGTTAATATAAAAAAAATAATAGAGTCATCTGATAATAATTCGTTAATTTTATTGGATGAGCTTGGCACAGGCACAGATCCAAAAGAAGGGGCAATATTAGCTGTAGCAATTTTAAAATATCTTGTAGATAAAGGTGGATATATTGCAGTTACCACTCATTTTAATGAAGTAAAAGAATTTGCTTTAAAAAACAGTTTTGCAGAAAATTATGCTGTTGATTTCGACTATGAAACATTTACACCAAAATACAACCTTTTAAAAGGTGTTTTAGGTAAATCAGATCCAATCTTAATAGCAAAAAAACTAAAATTTAACCCAGAGGTTATAGAAATTGCTGAAAAATTATTAAAAGAAAAAAAAGGTTCTATAGAATTTGAAATAGAAAAAATCAACGAAATAAAATTGGAAACAGAATTACTAAAAAAATCGTTAGAAAATAAAAAAGCAGAACTTGAAGAAAAAGAAAAACAATTAGAAGAAAAAATCAAAGAATTTAACAATAAACTACAGCAAAAAGAAGAAAAGCTGTTGGAAGAAGCTTTTACTCTATTACAAAAAGGAAAAAATCTAATAAAAAATAGTAAACAATATTCTCCAAATGAAATTGATAAGGATTTAAAAATTGTCAGTAAAAAGTTGAATAAAATAAAAGAAAAAAAACCTAAAATAACAGATATTAAAATAGGTGATAAAATCCTTTTGGAAAAATATAATAAAATAGCTGAAATTTTGGAAATAAAGAAAGATACTGTTTACGTAAATCTTGAAGGGATTAAAATAGAATTGAAAAAATCTGATCTCATTGGAGAAAAGATAAAGAATAAAACTTTTAATAAAAAACTTGATATAAAGAGTGATGTAAAAAAAGACACATCTTGGGAAATCAATGTCATAGGTAAAAGAGCCGATGAAGCGTTAAGTGAGGTAGATAAATTTATAGATAAAGCCGTACTCTCTGGAGTAAACAGTGTATATATTATTCATGGTAGAGGGACAGGGATATTGAAAAACATTATCAGAGATTTTTTAAAAAATGACCCACGAGTAAAAAGTTTTAGAGCTGGGACTTTTCACGAAGGAGGAGATGCTGTAACTGTAGTAGAATTTTGA
- a CDS encoding CvpA family protein has translation MGIIDIVLLIIIGVFAIKGLFRGLIGEVFGILGLILGYLLAYQYYQLTAKFASALGFNKSVSDVVGFVITFIIIYTIIIIISIILKKFFKKIQLGWADKLGGFLFGALKSSIILALALSFLVKTLPPSFKLNKDLHKSPVAKNLLKITPYVFDYLNKLPKEKKRNPFRNIRF, from the coding sequence ATGGGGATAATTGATATAGTTTTACTCATCATTATTGGTGTCTTCGCCATAAAAGGTTTATTTAGAGGACTAATTGGAGAAGTATTTGGAATTTTAGGCTTAATACTTGGTTATTTACTTGCATATCAATATTACCAATTAACTGCTAAATTTGCCTCTGCTTTAGGATTTAACAAATCTGTTTCCGATGTTGTGGGGTTTGTAATCACATTCATCATTATATATACAATCATTATTATTATCTCTATTATATTAAAAAAGTTTTTTAAAAAGATTCAACTTGGATGGGCAGACAAATTAGGTGGATTTCTATTTGGTGCTTTAAAATCATCCATCATACTTGCACTTGCTTTATCTTTTTTGGTAAAAACACTTCCACCATCATTCAAACTTAATAAAGATTTACACAAATCACCTGTCGCTAAAAACCTTTTGAAAATTACTCCTTACGTTTTTGACTATTTAAATAAACTACCAAAAGAGAAAAAAAGAAACCCTTTTAGAAATATAAGATTTTGA
- a CDS encoding ABC transporter permease, translating into MFLSTTQNKFLKKIKAIYLKELKELKRDKISRIIVFVVPFVMMIIFGYGMALDVKHIPFTVLDEDKTSLSRELIYKFINNKEYFNFYKYSNSQNEIINLIDKNIIRFGLVIPSNFTERLKNRKTAKVQVLIDGVFPYRADVIKSYVTSMINSFTLEINNIDLSSNLKINVRYWFNENLENIKLTTSGLLAIILFINPAIFASLLIVKEKEYGSIYNIYTSSISKFEYLFGKQLFAVSVSIINFIVEFLLIKYLFGIPFKGNLPLFILSTFLYILVSTSLGLLMSTFLKTQVSAIVGISVIAIIPAFLYSGYLVPVSSMSKEAFIQAHIYPTFYYMNIIKMNYLKGVNINLYTLNSIILLVFYIILFSLTYLLFKKKER; encoded by the coding sequence ATGTTTTTGTCTACTACACAAAATAAATTTTTAAAAAAAATAAAAGCTATTTATCTCAAAGAATTAAAAGAGTTAAAAAGAGACAAAATCTCTAGAATCATAGTCTTTGTGGTTCCCTTTGTAATGATGATAATTTTTGGATACGGAATGGCTTTAGATGTAAAACATATCCCTTTTACAGTATTAGATGAAGACAAAACCTCATTAAGTAGAGAATTAATCTATAAGTTTATAAACAATAAAGAGTATTTCAATTTTTATAAATACTCTAATAGTCAAAATGAAATAATAAACTTAATTGACAAAAATATTATTAGATTTGGCTTAGTTATCCCATCAAACTTTACAGAAAGATTGAAAAACCGTAAGACTGCCAAAGTGCAAGTATTAATAGATGGAGTTTTCCCTTACCGTGCTGATGTGATCAAATCTTATGTTACATCCATGATTAACAGTTTCACATTAGAAATAAATAATATAGATTTATCAAGCAACTTAAAAATAAATGTAAGATACTGGTTTAATGAAAATTTAGAAAATATAAAACTCACAACAAGTGGTTTACTAGCGATTATACTATTTATAAATCCTGCTATTTTTGCATCTTTACTTATTGTAAAAGAGAAAGAGTATGGTTCTATATACAATATTTATACATCATCAATTTCAAAATTTGAGTATCTATTTGGTAAACAGCTTTTTGCAGTATCGGTATCCATCATAAATTTTATTGTCGAATTTTTATTAATAAAATATCTTTTTGGTATCCCTTTTAAAGGGAATTTGCCACTGTTTATATTGTCCACCTTTTTGTATATCCTTGTCTCTACCAGTCTTGGATTATTGATGTCAACATTTTTAAAAACACAAGTTTCTGCTATTGTGGGTATATCAGTCATTGCAATTATTCCTGCTTTTTTATATTCAGGTTATTTGGTGCCTGTGAGCTCCATGAGCAAAGAGGCTTTCATTCAAGCACACATTTACCCTACATTTTATTATATGAACATTATAAAAATGAATTATCTAAAAGGGGTTAATATTAACCTTTATACTTTAAATAGTATAATTTTATTAGTTTTTTATATTATACTATTTTCGCTAACATATTTGCTATTTAAAAAGAAAGAACGATGA
- a CDS encoding HlyD family secretion protein — MRKVILIAIFIILLLSIVKLFLPKKQSNEIFVNGRIEADIVDISPKIPGEVIKVYFDEGDSVKKGDLLAEIDRRELLEKLNQLKSQKNQITNLIKAKTKELQSLKIKHEQTNIKKEKAEKELSIAIKVAENNLNIAKEKISIIENKISVAKQQLQKIKNDLSRYKKLYNEGGISKSKFEEISLKFEEIDKQYNTLLKEKDVAINNYENAKKNLENTKLKDKDISILEKELMNIKTAISAKEYELDITKNRLNEINHIISQTKIKLDDTFIKSPINGIIMTKSIEEGEIATNLTTLFSIYDPEKIYFKGYFPEKYLSKIKIGDKASVFIDGQDKPFKAVISYISSKAEFTPKEIQSKDERVKQVFAIKAYFENSSEYLKPGMPADLIINLEK; from the coding sequence ATGAGAAAAGTAATATTAATAGCAATTTTCATAATTTTATTACTATCTATTGTAAAACTTTTCTTACCCAAAAAACAATCAAATGAAATTTTTGTAAATGGTAGGATAGAAGCTGATATAGTTGATATATCCCCAAAAATCCCCGGAGAAGTGATTAAAGTTTACTTTGATGAAGGGGATTCAGTAAAAAAAGGGGATTTATTGGCTGAAATTGATAGAAGAGAGTTATTGGAAAAATTAAACCAATTAAAATCACAAAAAAATCAAATAACAAATTTAATAAAAGCTAAAACTAAAGAATTACAATCTCTAAAAATAAAGCATGAGCAAACAAATATAAAAAAAGAAAAAGCTGAAAAGGAGCTTTCTATAGCTATTAAAGTGGCTGAAAATAATTTAAATATTGCCAAAGAAAAAATTTCTATTATCGAAAATAAGATTTCTGTAGCCAAACAGCAACTTCAAAAAATAAAAAACGACTTGTCACGATACAAAAAGCTTTACAACGAAGGGGGGATATCAAAATCTAAGTTTGAAGAAATATCCTTAAAATTTGAAGAAATTGACAAACAATATAACACTTTGCTTAAGGAAAAGGATGTAGCCATAAATAATTATGAAAATGCAAAAAAGAATTTAGAAAATACAAAACTGAAAGATAAGGATATATCAATATTAGAAAAAGAGCTAATGAATATAAAAACAGCAATTTCTGCTAAAGAGTATGAACTGGATATAACAAAAAACAGATTAAACGAAATAAACCATATCATTTCACAAACTAAAATAAAATTAGATGATACATTCATAAAATCCCCAATAAATGGGATTATTATGACAAAATCAATTGAAGAAGGGGAAATTGCAACAAATCTCACAACACTTTTTTCAATTTATGACCCAGAAAAAATCTATTTCAAAGGTTATTTCCCAGAAAAATATTTAAGTAAGATAAAAATTGGTGATAAGGCCTCAGTTTTTATAGATGGCCAAGACAAACCCTTTAAGGCAGTTATAAGCTATATCAGCAGTAAAGCAGAATTTACTCCTAAAGAAATTCAATCTAAAGATGAAAGAGTCAAACAAGTCTTTGCTATAAAGGCCTATTTTGAAAATTCAAGTGAATATTTAAAGCCGGGTATGCCTGCTGACCTTATCATTAACTTAGAAAAGTAA
- a CDS encoding ATP-binding cassette domain-containing protein, producing MIVKLENISKHYKKTNFTLNKINLELGKSEILGVIGPDGAGKSTLLKIIANITDFDDGNLIVLGNNISPKKNYDHLKDKIAYMPQGLGLNLYQRLSVEENINFFANLKGLDTKEIEDRKNKLLEITGLSKFKDRKAINLSGGMKQKLGICCSLIHKPELIILDEPTIGVDPISRRELWDLFMEFVNIENLSIIISTSYMDEAERCDKVLFLLDGNTNFYGKIDNSLFEKVYVYEDNLQNLKNIDHYYKQYKGCRLKRGKIRFVYFNKINKKLKEPYFEDVIMSKLNTKYLNIYFKPLDIDVPYDNIIELKGISKAFGEFYALKNITFDVKKGEIFGLLGPNGAGKTTLLKILTGLYKQSEGSFKILGKESIKNLKKQIGYMSQKFSLYSDLTVKENIEYYSKIYDVKNLHLFEEIINTIGLNTYLNHLVKDLPLGFKQRLALICSIIHLPPIVFLDEPTSGVDPVERDVFWQLIFKLAESGITLIVTTHYMSEAENCDRVALISNGQLVAVDNPTNLKNKLIHDAGSVYEITDKNYFDIYSNLKVNGYNVSLYGRKIRVFSKTESFKHLLPKSSIVKGSEPYMEDVFVYYTK from the coding sequence ATGATAGTTAAATTAGAAAACATCTCTAAACACTATAAAAAAACAAATTTTACATTAAACAAAATTAATTTAGAATTAGGAAAAAGTGAGATATTAGGTGTTATCGGTCCAGATGGTGCTGGAAAATCAACTCTTCTAAAAATTATTGCAAACATAACCGATTTTGATGATGGAAATTTAATCGTATTAGGAAACAACATTTCACCAAAAAAAAATTACGACCACCTAAAAGATAAAATCGCCTACATGCCCCAGGGGCTTGGTTTAAATCTTTATCAAAGATTGAGTGTCGAAGAAAATATTAATTTTTTTGCAAACCTTAAAGGGTTAGATACAAAAGAAATAGAAGATAGAAAAAATAAGCTTTTAGAAATTACCGGTTTAAGTAAGTTTAAAGACAGAAAAGCAATTAATTTATCTGGTGGAATGAAACAAAAACTGGGTATTTGTTGCTCGCTAATTCATAAACCAGAATTAATAATATTAGATGAACCCACAATTGGAGTAGATCCTATATCTAGAAGAGAGCTATGGGATCTCTTTATGGAATTTGTTAATATTGAAAATCTTTCAATAATCATATCCACATCATACATGGATGAAGCCGAAAGATGTGATAAGGTACTTTTTTTATTAGATGGAAATACTAATTTTTATGGCAAAATAGACAATTCTCTTTTTGAAAAAGTATACGTTTATGAAGATAATCTACAAAACCTAAAAAATATCGACCATTATTACAAGCAGTATAAAGGTTGCAGGTTAAAAAGAGGCAAAATCCGCTTTGTTTATTTTAATAAAATAAATAAAAAATTAAAAGAACCATATTTTGAAGATGTAATTATGTCAAAACTAAATACAAAATATTTAAATATTTATTTCAAACCATTGGATATTGATGTTCCGTATGATAATATAATTGAATTAAAAGGTATATCAAAGGCATTTGGAGAGTTTTATGCATTGAAAAACATTACTTTCGATGTAAAAAAGGGGGAAATATTTGGACTTTTAGGACCAAATGGTGCTGGAAAAACTACACTTTTAAAAATACTCACTGGTCTTTACAAACAATCCGAAGGTTCTTTTAAAATTTTAGGAAAAGAGAGTATTAAAAATTTAAAAAAGCAGATAGGTTATATGTCTCAAAAATTCTCTTTATACTCTGATTTAACTGTAAAAGAGAATATCGAATACTATTCCAAAATCTATGATGTTAAAAATTTACATCTCTTTGAAGAAATAATAAATACAATTGGTTTAAACACATATCTAAATCATCTTGTAAAAGATTTACCTCTTGGTTTTAAACAGAGACTTGCTTTAATATGTTCAATTATTCATTTACCACCAATAGTTTTTCTGGACGAACCAACATCTGGTGTTGACCCTGTAGAAAGGGATGTTTTTTGGCAACTTATATTCAAACTTGCAGAATCAGGAATTACTTTAATTGTAACAACTCATTATATGAGTGAGGCTGAAAACTGTGACAGAGTAGCTCTTATTTCAAATGGCCAACTCGTCGCCGTAGATAACCCAACCAATTTAAAAAATAAACTAATACATGATGCAGGGTCTGTTTATGAAATAACAGATAAAAATTATTTCGATATCTACAGTAACCTAAAAGTAAACGGATACAACGTTTCGCTTTATGGAAGAAAAATTAGAGTTTTTTCAAAAACTGAAAGTTTTAAACATTTGTTACCTAAAAGTAGTATAGTAAAGGGAAGTGAGCCTTATATGGAGGATGTTTTTGTCTACTACACAAAATAA